Below is a genomic region from Desulfovibrio sp. X2.
CAAGCAGAAGACGGCATACGAGATTAGCTCCCGGTCTCGGCATTCCTGCTGAACCGCTCTTTAGATGAAGGTCATCATTCAGATGCAGTGCACCGAGTGCAAGCGTCGGAACTATTCGACGACCAAGAACAAGAAGAACACCACGGGCCGCCTCGAGCTGAAGAAGTACTGCCCGTGGGACAAGAAGCACACGGTTCACAAGGAATCCAAGTAGTACACCGGCCGCGTCCGGTGACGGACGCGGCCGATTTTTCCCGAGTGATCGGGTAAGGCGCAGGCCAGTAGCTCTAACGGTAGAGCACTGGACTCCAAATCCA
It encodes:
- the rpmG gene encoding 50S ribosomal protein L33; its protein translation is MKVIIQMQCTECKRRNYSTTKNKKNTTGRLELKKYCPWDKKHTVHKESK